A single region of the Chloroflexota bacterium genome encodes:
- the cobS gene encoding adenosylcobinamide-GDP ribazoletransferase: MNETDAATGQRPTETDAPATGASPAVAGEAAAPKLPPTIPASQPPPREVGPVESWLYAPFLALQFLTILPPVVRRFPRPRDLGRSEAFFPFIGLLLGAVLAIADRILEPYVPLWVRGTLLVILLAALTGALHLDGVIDTFDGLFASGNRDRRLAIMRDPRAGAYGVVAIVLLLGLKVSALASLPPHLRFGALLVAPCLGRWSIVLVTSQFPYARSEGMGQAFKQSLRWPHVVVAGAIAAEVAVLVLGVAGIVIWFAASTLALLVAHYTSARLGGLTGDTYGALCELTETGVLVALGLNLRGLG, encoded by the coding sequence GTGAACGAGACTGACGCTGCCACGGGCCAGCGGCCAACGGAGACGGACGCTCCCGCGACCGGGGCAAGCCCAGCGGTGGCCGGCGAAGCCGCCGCCCCGAAGCTCCCGCCCACGATCCCCGCGAGCCAGCCGCCCCCCCGCGAGGTTGGACCGGTGGAGTCGTGGCTCTATGCGCCCTTCCTGGCGCTCCAGTTCCTGACGATCCTCCCGCCCGTCGTCCGACGCTTCCCGCGTCCGCGCGATCTGGGCCGCAGCGAGGCGTTCTTCCCGTTCATCGGGCTGCTGCTCGGAGCGGTCCTCGCCATCGCGGATCGCATCCTGGAGCCGTACGTTCCCCTGTGGGTCCGCGGCACCCTGCTGGTGATCCTGCTGGCCGCCCTGACGGGAGCGCTGCACCTTGACGGCGTCATCGACACGTTCGACGGCCTCTTCGCCTCGGGCAACCGCGACCGTCGCCTCGCCATCATGCGCGATCCACGGGCCGGCGCGTACGGGGTCGTCGCCATCGTGCTGCTGCTGGGCCTGAAGGTCAGCGCTCTGGCGAGCCTGCCGCCCCACCTGCGTTTCGGGGCGCTGCTGGTGGCCCCGTGCCTCGGACGGTGGAGTATCGTCCTGGTGACCAGCCAGTTCCCATACGCCCGCAGCGAGGGGATGGGCCAGGCGTTCAAGCAGTCGCTGCGCTGGCCGCACGTGGTGGTGGCCGGGGCCATCGCGGCCGAGGTCGCGGTCCTGGTGCTGGGCGTGGCCGGCATCGTGATCTGGTTCGCCGCCAGCACGCTGGCGTTGCTCGTGGCACACTACACGTCGGCGCGGCTCGGCGGGCTGACGGGCGATACGTACGGCGCCCTGTGCGAGCTGACGGAGACCGGCGTACTGGTCGCTCTCGGCCTAAACCTTCGGGGACTCGGATGA